In Plutella xylostella chromosome 3, ilPluXylo3.1, whole genome shotgun sequence, the following proteins share a genomic window:
- the LOC105384963 gene encoding histone acetyltransferase KAT6A isoform X6, whose protein sequence is MSEPDDVGKEVWKRWILEAIQKIRSQKQRPSVERICHAIRQHHNYHEDVVAARLEAAVRDGAVLKVYNKGQSSYKDPGGLQSKTLRIAADADVSRAVARAVRELGERDGSGLGAIERHLRHGYTLAVDPGVDVKTVLRSAAKRGVTRGLLVNCGGLYKSTNVPLTSTEKTPKKVKDSVEKKQKEVVGVPVCAECLGTNEQNKAGEAEALICCRQCKSYAHPSCVDILDHITQTTLKALRWSCGCGARCACGAGGWAARCAGCPAARHPRCGALPWRCQPCAERRQDRSKMGGARARAAAAADSDSPADDNKRLPAGVTEADAELFNQARSEAEALSPEAPLVPVAPLPPPPAAPGAAPAPAAPAARCPSAIEFGQWEIDTWYSSPFPQEYARLPKLFLCEFCLKYAKSRAVLMRHLDKCLWRHPPATEIYRRGDISVFEVDGNANKIYCQNLCLLAKLFLDHKTLYYDVEPFLFYVLTKNDNKGCHLVGYFSKEKHCQQKYNVSCIMTMPQYQRQGFGRFLIHFSYLLSKEEGQPGTPEKPLSDLGRVSYHAYWKSVILEYLDEVRNKPFTFEDIAQVTGMHMNDIALTFQLLGFVRFLPSEDSVKLGLCIDWNKVDNHMKRLRSKPRLEIDPECLRWTPLEPINNPFRSPEENTTASGDQDTEAEEAEKTESEGAATEPEASTPRADTAAAAKEDKDDEETPVEITSSGRRRTRPAKYSETTYQTPATADVTRKRRRDAKISETAPEKEEETPRRQRSRSVARKATKDLQNEITDEPKTPRNRRQSVKEPVYASDSQEESADTSAAITPVVNTVKARGKRKMVWKWKGRRKRQRVNKVSKSPRASSPEAKKAKVDSKADAYEYKSEDSMEEPDKTEASSIEDNPSPKSQVDEATDKKAASDVSSEDSSGEADDEMDVEEGDDKKAAVTKPPTPKIIEENSTDHHTSDMELDSIHMDSPKSIAEKDQVIKETASDKPEVEPETVENSTENQIKPVESKVDNVTKDQVEENKKPEVKNGEMKSPQKPVLDDKETIIISESDDNNSQSCPLPSPKPNTTVPIQQNSDNKPKEVQENESPSKVIPVVSTENAHIVLDAKGHDDVSTGPSELNIPKIPQIVTIVVEGESDTGNSPLYNISPKKTDKTVISESPKQKKSPTKFPELSPEKSKTEMRKETVIQHQNVDERLAEKKSPTKADSIIQNLDLQRELANSIQKPELPKQDGFPDTDNRNRIPPPMNKEVEQTYRTDHNMPRKDEVITRNIIEPHMQAYQNPVSNSMTIHQISTAQHSYLNHRANISKESQGVQTEKVMKQSDINRVNHLPDPAPVINKSATKLEVPNPITSPVINPVIPKLPTVTDVNYMPRCQSAHATVGMERNDLDPSYGNHTVQNPLSSPMGSLDGKNDLKPREKSKLRDVRVNSAHSKLEKTDTIKKPGKNDTPRSTPEPKTFFPEQSHSAPPPQHHTHTHTNAHANAHTNAHTNAHANTHANAHTPQPRKPETSVPINVINTVNITSKVEPKVNEAPKKQDFFEKKKANAKCENKSTAKHDKNCAAQLKADQNELNKMMPKFKYDNEFVPKTDHTFNQIPNYHTTHAQYQWPPPWDPTRLQTTWDHSRFLDMKNTDKNYMDKFQGFNLPHLDQMQKSPQKLHPKYDQKDFHNIAYGALSGGIYATTALPHFKETKAPTSKASECSQKNECKPTKQSKTTTGCQTQCDNKKSQSQNTEHMKHQQMMQRQVNKQQEVATSCAEYRQQSPQILSSPGCKPYNNGPCDQKEIEKKSRQTKKEEAKESSKEEMCEAVSPALQSMGVYTPDSTSNSVHSVQYPACELDVSQLGLESPTSIGSDMASPCSMMHMHPAPSPQYPHSSIHIPSIMSQPNQPPKQKNINNRNRNNNQNANAATSAAHESKAAAMRATPPARARATPPAHQTHAGAGVMTSSAGYQGGYLSFQQQQQYSGGWAPSCSLAKLQQMAEAPATHPPTPPAPQLDELTYIQYGQQVPAGGYKYYPHNQLDASRNTRNSTSNLSPMQHMQMGAGSRMSPNLNTHIITHNISQYGLNGYRVPPQQQFNNLPVQMMNVQPGVQYPGADPRAQQPNVYAYTGYINPPPPLAMPTLNSTMRR, encoded by the exons ATGAGCGAGCCAGACGACGTCGGAAAAGAGGTGTGGAAGCGATGGATACTCGAGGCGATACAAAAGATACGATCGCAGAAACAACGGCCGAGTGTGGAGCGGATCTGTCACGCGATCAGGCAGCACCACAACTATCACGAGGACGTGGTGGCGGCGCGGCTGGAGGCGGCCGTGCGGGACGGCGCCGTGCTGAAGGTGTACAACAAGGGGCAGAGCTCGTATAAGGACCCGGGCGGGCTGCAGAGCAAGACGCTGCGCATCGCGGCGGACGCGGACGTGTCTCGCGCCGTGGCCAGGGCCGTGCGGGAGCTGGGCGAGCGCGACGGCTCGGGGCTCGGCGCCATCGAGCGCCACCTGCGCCACGGGTACACGCTCGCCGTCGACCCCGGCGTCGACGTCAAAACAGTGCTCCGATCCGCTGCCAAGCGAGGAGTGACCCGCGGACTGCTAGTGAACTGTGGAGGACTGTACAAGTCCACGAATGTGCCTCTAACCTCAACCGAAAAGACTCCTAAGAAAGTGAAAGACTCTGTGGAGAAG AAGCAGAAAGAAGTGGTTGGTGTGCCCGTGTGTGCGGAGTGCCTCGGGACCAACGAACAGAACAAGGCCGGGGAGGCGGAGGCTCTGATCTGCTGTCGGCAGTGCAAGTCGTACGCACACCCCTCTTGTGTTGACATTTTGGACCACATTACTCAGACAACTCTTAAG GCCCTTCGCTGGTCGTGCGGCTGCGGAGCCCGCTGCGcgtgcggcgcgggcggctggGCGGCGCGCTGCGCGGGCTGCCCGGCGGCGAGGCACCCGCGCTGCGGCGCGCTGCCGTGGCGCTGCCAGCCCTGCGCGGAGCGCCGGCAGGACAG GTCGAAGatgggcggcgcgcgcgcgcgggctgcggcggcggcggactcGGACTCCCCGGCGGACG ACAACAAGCGTCTCCCAGCCGGCGTGACGGAGGCAGACGCAGAGCTGTTCAACCAGGCGCGGAGCGAGGCCGAGGCCTTATCCCCTGAAGCGCCATTAGTGCCGGTGGCGCCGctgcccccgccccccgcggcccccggcgcggcccccgcccccgcggcccccgccgCCAGGTGCCCCTCCGCCATAGAGTTCGGGCAGTGGGAGATTGATACGTGGTACTCTAGTCCGTTCCCGCAGGAGTATGCTAG ATTACCCAAGTTATTCCTCTGCGAATTCTGCCTGAAGTACGCGAAGAGCCGAGCGGTATTAATGCGGCACCTGGACAAGTGTCTGTGGCGCCACCCGCCGGCCACCGAGATCTACCGACGGGGAGATATCTCGGTGTTTGAAGTAGACGGCAACGCCAACAAGATATACTGCCAGAACCTGTGCCTACTAGCCAAGCTGTTCCTCGACCATAAAACGTTGTACTACGATGTAGAACCTTTCCTGTTCTATGTGCTGACGAAAAATGACAATAAAGGGTGCCATTTAGTCGGATATTTTTCGAAAGAGAAGCATTGTCAGCAGAAGTATAATGTGTCGTGTATAATGACGATGCCGCAGTACCAGAGGCAAGGGTTCGGACGGTTCCTCATCCATTTTA GTTATTTACTATCAAAGGAAGAGGGGCAGCCGGGCACGCCAGAAAAGCCTTTGTCAGATCTCGGGAGAGTTTCATATCATGCGTACTGGAAGTCAGTGATATTGGAATATTTAGACGAAGTCCGAAATAAGCCTTTTACCTTCGAAGACATAGCGCAAGTCACTGGCATGCACATGAACGACATAGCTCTAACTTTCCAGTTGCTAGGCTTTGTCAGATTCCTGCCGAGTGAAGACTCAGTGAAATTAGGCCTCTGTATAGACTGGAATAAGGTTGACAATCACATGAAGAGGCTGAGAAGTAAACCGAGATTAGAAATAGACCCTGAATGCTTGAGGTGGACGCCTTTAGAGCCTATAAATAATCCGTTTAGATCTCCTGAAGAGAACACGACTGCTTCTGGCGACCAGGACACTGAGGCTGAAGAAGCAGAAAAGACAGAGAGTGAGGGCGCGGCCACCGAGCCCGAGGCATCCACGCCCCGCGCCgacaccgccgccgccgctaaAGAAGACAAAGACGACGAAGAAACACCCGTAGAAATAACCTCCTCAGGCAGAAGAAGAACGAGACCGGCCAAGTACAGCGAGACAACCTACCAGACTCCTGCCACTGCCGACGTCACACGCAAGAGACGCCGAGACGCTAAGATCTCGGAAACTGCACCGGAGAAGGAGGAAGAAACTCCGCGAAGACAAAGGAGTAGAAGCGTCGCGAGGAAAGCGACGAAAGACTTACAGAATGAGATTACTGACGAGCCCAAGACTCCCAGAAATAGGAGACAGAGCGTTAAAGAGCCTGTTTATGCCTCGGACAGTCAGGAAGAGAGCGCGGATACCAGTGCAGCCATCACTCCCGTGGTTAACACGGTGAAAGCTCGAGGCAAAAGAAAAATGGTCTGGAAATGGAAGGGACGACGGAAACGGCAAAGGGTTAACAAAGTTAGTAAGTCCCCGCGCGCCAGCTCGCCTGAAGCTAAGAAGGCTAAAGTGGACAGCAAAGCCGATGCATACGAATACAAGTCAGAAGACTCCATGGAAGAACCCGATAAAACCGAGGCAAGCTCCATCGAAGATAATCCATCACCAAAGAGTCAAGTTGATGAAGCAACTGACAAAAAGGCGGCGTCTGACGTCAGTTCTGAAGACTCCTCCGGCGAGGCTGATGATGAGATGGATGTGGAAGAGGGAGACGACAAGAAGGCAGCCGTCACTAAACCACCAACGCCGAAAATTATTGAAGAGAACAGCACCGACCATCATACCAGCGATATGGAGCTGGATAGTATCCACATGGACTCACCAAAGTCTATCGCTGAAAAGGACCAAGTGATCAAAGAAACTGCGTCGGATAAACCTGAAGTAGAGCCCGAAACTGTTGAAAATAGCACAGAAAACCAAATTAAACCTGTTGAAAGTAAAGTAGATAATGTAACAAAGGACCAAGTAGAGGAAAATAAAAAGCCTGAAGTTAAAAACGGCGAAATGAAATCGCCACAAAAACCTGTGCTTGATGATAAAGAAACTATTATTATATCGGAATCGGATGACAATAACAGCCAAAGTTGCCCTCTACCTTCACCTAAGCCCAACACCACAGTGCCTATACAACAGAATAGCGATAATAAACCTAAAGAGGTGCAAGAAAATGAAAGTCCGTCCAAAGTAATACCGGTGGTATCTACAGAGAACGCTCACATAGTGCTGGACGCTAAAGGACATGATGACGTCAGCACCGGACCTTCAGAGTTGAATATTCCAAAAATACCACAAATAGTAACTATAGTTGTTGAAGGCGAATCCGATACAGGAAACTCTCCTCTCTACAATATATCTCCAAAGAAAACCGATAAGACTGTCATCAGTGAATCGCCAAAGCAAAAGAAATCACCCACAAAGTTTCCCGAATTGAGTCCCGAAAAGAGTAAGACGGAAATGAGAAAAGAAACTGTAATACAACATCAAAATGTCGACGAGAGACTGGCGGAGAAGAAATCTCCGACTAAAGCTGACTCCATCATTCAGAACTTAGATCTACAGAGGGAACTAGCAAATAGCATCCAAAAGCCTGAGCTGCCCAAACAAGATGGATTTCCCGACACCGACAACAGAAACAGAATACCTCCTCCCATGAACAAGGAGGTTGAACAAACATACAGAACTGACCACAACATGCCCAGAAAAGACGAGGTCATCACTAGAAATATAATCGAACCACACATGCAAGCTTACCAGAACCCAGTGAGCAACTCTATGACTATCCATCAAATAAGCACAGCTCAACATTCCTATTTGAATCACCGAGCGAATATAAGCAAAGAGTCTCAAGGTGTGCAAACTGAAAAAGTGATGAAGCAGAGTGATATTAACAGGGTTAACCACCTGCCTGATCCTGCCCCAGTGATAAACAAGTCTGCGACGAAACTCGAAGTGCCTAACCCTATTACCTCACCAGTGATCAACCCTGTGATTCCTAAACTGCCGACAGTGACTGATGTGAACTATATGCCTAGGTGTCAGAGTGCTCACGCCACCGTTGGCATGGAAAGAAACGATCTAGACCCTTCGTACGGTAACCACACGGTGCAGAATCCTCTAAGCAGTCCCATGGGATCGTTAGATGGTAAGAACGACTTAAAACCGCGGGAGAAGAGTAAGCTACGCGATGTGAGGGTGAACTCTGCACACAGTAAATTGGAGAAGACGGATACTATAAAGAAGCCGGGGAAAAACGACACGCCGAGAAGCACGCCGGAGCCCAAGACGTTTTTTCCGGAACAATCACACTCGGCGCCTCCACCCCAGCACCACACGCACACTCACACCAACGCTCACGCCAATGCTCATACCAACGCGCATACCAACGCACACGCCAACACTCACGCCAATGCACACACCCCTCAACCGAGGAAGCCAGAGACGTCGGTCCCTATAAACGTGATTAACACCGTCAACATCACCAGCAAAGTGGAACCAAAGGTCAACGAGGCGCCTAAAAAGCAAGATTTCTTCGAAAAGAAGAAAGCGAACGCTAAATGCGAGAACAAGTCAACAGCCAAACACGACAAGAACTGTGCGGCGCAACTCAAAGCAGACCAGAATGAGCTGAACAAAATGATGCCAAAGTTCAAGTACGATAACGAGTTTGTCCCCAAAACGGACCACACGTTCAACCAGATTCCTAACTACCATACGACGCATGCGCAGTACCAGTGGCCGCCGCCCTGGGACCCCACGCGCCTGCAGACAACCTGGGACCACAGCCGCTTCCTCGACATGAAGAATACTGATAAAAACTACATGGATAAGTTCCAAGGCTTCAACTTACCACACTTGGACCAGATGCAGAAATCTCCCCAGAAGCTGCATCCAAAATACGATCAGAAGGACTTTCATAACATAGCGTATGGGGCCTTATCTGGCGGCATTTATGCTACGACCGCGCTGCCGCATTTCAAAGAAACTAAAGCACCCACATCCAAAGCCTCAGAATGCTCGCAGAAGAACGAGTGCAAGCCCACCAAACAGTCGAAAACCACGACGGGCTGCCAAACGCAATGCGACAACAAGAAGTCGCAATCACAGAACACAGAGCACATGAAACACCAGCAGATGATGCAGCGGCAAGTCAACAAGCAACAGGAAGTCGCTACAAGCTGCGCCGAGTACCGTCAGCAGAGTCCGCAGATCTTATCGTCTCCGGGCTGCAAACCGTACAACAACGGGCCGTGCGACCAGAAGGAGATTGAGAAGAAATCGcgacaaacgaaaaaggaggAAGCTAAAGAGAGTAGTAAAGAAGAGATGTGCGAAGCTGTGAGTCCGGCTTTACAATCTATGGGGGTGTATACTCCGGATTCCACGTCGAACTCTGTCCACTCGGTTCAATACCCTGCTTGTGAGTTGGACGTGAGTCAGCTGGGGCTGGAGTCTCCTACCAGCATAGGCTCGGACATGGCGTCCCCGTGCTCTATGATGCACATGCACCCGGCGCCGAGCCCGCAGTACCCGCACTCGTCCATACACATCCCGTCCATCATGAGCCAGCCCAACCAGCCGCCCAAACAGAAGAACATCAATAATAGGAATCG CAACAACAACCAGAACGCGAACGCGGCGACGTCGGCGGCGCACGAGAGCAAGGCGGCGGCCATGCGCGccacgccgcccgcccgcgcgcgcgccACCCCGCCCGCCCACCAGACTCACG CGGGCGCAGGCGTGATGACCTCCTCGGCCGGCTACCAGGGCGGCTACCTGTCGttccagcagcagcagcagtacTCGGGCGGCTGGGCGCCGTCCTGCTCGCTGGCCAAGCTGCAGCAGATGGCGGAGGCGCCGGCCACGCACCCGCccacgccgcccgcgccgcag TTGGACGAACTAACGTATATTCAGTACGGCCAGCAGGTGCCGGCCGGCGGCTACAAGTACTACCCGCACAACCAGCTCGACGCGTCGCGCAACACCCGGAATTCCACGA GCAACCTGAGTCCGATGCAGCACATGCAGATGGGCGCCGGCTCGCGCATGTCGCCCAACCTGAACACGCACATCATCACGCACAACATCAGCCAGTACGGGCTCAACGGCTACCGGGTGCCGCCGCAGCAGCAGTTCAACAACCTGCCCGTGCAGATGATGAACGTCCAGCCGGGAGTCCAGTACCCCGGAGCTGACCCCCGCGCCCAGCAACCCAACGTCTACGCCTACACTGGCTACATCAACCCCCCGCCCCCCCTCGCCATGCCCACCCTCAACTCGACCATGCGCCGGTAG